In a single window of the Papaver somniferum cultivar HN1 chromosome 8, ASM357369v1, whole genome shotgun sequence genome:
- the LOC113304326 gene encoding uncharacterized protein LOC113304326 has protein sequence MGKAWNLKGGFRMSLHEESMYIFEFDLDEDRVAAIEMGSVTILKKLFLIRPWQLFIEHSIQELKSVPVWMNLRKVPIHLWNAKGLSMIASGIGTPICSDKHTLERTRMSYARVCVEMDVTSDFPSFIPILFDGKELEISVEYTWKPPRCQACATFSHSSAKCPKVSASKVTKKIWVPKLSKTNKETLGRLEESQRLDLEVVNADMNIKNVSETDIDKAGNLETPRNEEHNDSGSLTEKGESRVQSNEEMVDNAAHISIEEKADSPDVERKYVRRKNKGSTKENEKKVDELKNKNSFESLIEVNEDLPSVETFVSQSNNNDQHNEDTTYVDDCVESNEESEYETDNEETSVEKFKPIEEHLVCLQLTRRLGLSQPLTRTESAVRMFGFQF, from the coding sequence ATGGGAAAAGCTTGGAATCTTAAGGGAGGATTTAGAATGTCTCTTCATGAAGAATCAATGTACATCTTTGAATTTGATTTGGATGAGGACAGGGTTGCTGCCATAGAGATGGGATCTGTCACAATTTTAAAGAAGTTATTTCTGATCAGACCTTGGCAATTATTCATCGAGCATAGCATTCAAGAATTGAAGTCTGTTCCGGTGTGGATGAATTTGAGAAAAGTTCCAATTCATTTATGGAATGCCAAAGGCTTAAGCATGATTGCTAGTGGTATTGGAACTCCAATATGTTCTGATAAACACACATTAGAAAGGACAAGGATGAGTTATGCAAGAGTTTGTGTTGAAATGGATGTAACTAGCGATTTTCCATCCTTCATCCCTATTTTGTTTGATGGCAAAGAACTAGAAATCTCGGTTGAATACACTTGGAAACCTCCAAGATGCCAGGCTTGCGCAACATTTAGTCACTCTAGTGCTAAATGTCCCAAGGTCTCTGCTAGTAAGGTTACCAAGAAGATCTGGGTACCAAAATTGAGCAAAACCAACAAGGAGACTTTGGGTAGGCTGGAAGAGTCTCAAAGACTAGATTTAGAGGTGGTCAATGCGGATATGAATATAAAGAATGTCTCTGAGACTGATATCGACAAGGCTGGAAATTTGGAGACTCCTAGGAATGAGGAGCATAATGACAGTGGAAGCCTAACAGAAAAAGGGGAGTCCCGTGTACAATCAAATGAAGAGATGGTAGATAATGCTGCGCATATCTCTATTGAGGAGAAGGCAGACTCCCCTGATGTGGAAAGGAAATACGTTAGGCGAAAGAACAAGGGAAGTAccaaagaaaatgaaaagaaagtaGATGAGCTCAAAAATAAGAATTCTTTTGAATCTCTTATTGAGGTTAATGAAGACCTTCCCTCTGTAGAGACTTTTGTGTCTCAAAGCAACAACAATGATCAACACAATGAAGACACTACGtatgtggatgattgtgtagagtCAAATGAGGAGTCAGAATATGAAACCGATAATGAAGAGACTTCTGTGGAGAAGTTTAAACCCATTGAGgaacaccttgtttgtttgcagctgactcggcgtctaggtctgagtcaacccctgactcgcaccgagtcagcagtcagaatGTTTGGTTTCCAATTTTGA